The genomic interval ACTGACCGACTGCAGCACCGACGTCAAGAAGGGTGAAGTGGTAGTGGTGTGCGGGCCGTCGGGCTCGGGCAAGTCCACCCTGATCAAGTGCGTCAACGCGCTGGAGCCGTTCCAGAAGGGCGACATCGTGGTCGATGGCACCTCGATTGCCGACCCAAAGACCAACCTGCCGAAACTGCGCTCGCGGGTGGGCATGGTGTTCCAGCACTTCGAGCTGTTCCCGCACCTGACCATCACCGAAAACCTGACCATCGCCCAGCGCAAGGTGCTCGGCCGCAGCGAGGCAGAAGCCTCCAAAAAAGGCCTGGCCCTGCTCGATCGCGTCGGCCTCAGCGCGCATGCCAAGAAACACCCCGGCCAGCTTTCCGGCGGCCAGCAGCAACGGGTGGCGATCGCCCGCGCCCTGGCCATGGACCCAATCGTCATGCTGTTCGACGAACCCACCTCGGCACTGGACCCGGAAATGGTCAGTGAAGTGCTCGATGTGATGGTTCAGCTGGCCAACGAGGGCATGACCATGATGTGCGTGACCCACGAGATGGGCTTTGCCCGCAAGGTCGCCAACCGGGTCATCTTCATGGACAAAGGCAGCATCATCGAAGACTGCACCAAGGAAGAGTTCTTCGGCGACCAGAACGCCCGCGACCAACGCACCCAGCACTTCCTCAGCAAGATCCTGCAACACTAAGCCGGCCTCAGCCTCCGCTGCCCGCCCCCATCGGGCAGCGGACGCTGGTCGTGACAAGGCCACTGTGATGAAATGCGATCCTTCGCTTCTTCTCCCTGCCAGACCTGCCGTGAATTCCCGCCTGATTCGTCAATTGCTGTTACCCCCCCTGATCATCCTGCTGATGGTCGGCCTCGGTATGGCCGGTTACCTGGTCAGCGAGAGCAATGGCATCCGCAGCCTGAGCGAAAACGGCGAGCGTCAGCTGGAGCTGCACGCGCGCACGGTCGAGAGCGAGATCAGCAAATACACCTACCTGCCCAGCCTGCTGGAGCTTGAAGACAGCGTCTCGCACCTGCTCACCGAGCCCGATGGCGGCTCCCGCCAGGCGGTCAACGAATACCTCGAAGGCCTGAACCGGCGCAGCCGCAGCCGGGCAATCTTCGTGCTCGACACCAACGGCCGGGTGCAGGCCACCAGC from Pseudomonas kermanshahensis carries:
- a CDS encoding amino acid ABC transporter ATP-binding protein, which translates into the protein MISIKNVNKWYGDFQVLTDCSTDVKKGEVVVVCGPSGSGKSTLIKCVNALEPFQKGDIVVDGTSIADPKTNLPKLRSRVGMVFQHFELFPHLTITENLTIAQRKVLGRSEAEASKKGLALLDRVGLSAHAKKHPGQLSGGQQQRVAIARALAMDPIVMLFDEPTSALDPEMVSEVLDVMVQLANEGMTMMCVTHEMGFARKVANRVIFMDKGSIIEDCTKEEFFGDQNARDQRTQHFLSKILQH